The genomic DNA tcttgagtgatttttattttgtttcactAATCTGTAAATTTTAATTTCTGCCGGATTTGAGTCGAGATGTACTACTAGTATTGATTTCTGTTGAGAAGACAAAAAGACACCAGTGAAATTTCCAGTGCAAATACGATACAAAAGAGAAATTAAAATAAATCGTAGCATGAACACAACCTTCGCCTAAATCCTAACAAATCGCGACCGGCTGACTACTCTACCAGAGGAAGCGAAGCAtcgaccgccggcgccgccaatCCGGCGAGGCACCGGGGGCTTGACTTGAACCCGACGACCGGGAACGACTTGGTGATGGGCCCGATGTGGACggtgacctcgccgccggctacCTCGACGCCGGTGATGGGCACCCAAACGAACaggacgcgcacgcgcacgccccCGAGCCCCGTGACCGCCCCGCGGGACACGGTGCCGGAGAGCTTGATGTCGTAGCCGACGCGGTAGCCGCCCGCCTCGACCACGCAGCCGTCGTCGAGGAAGAGCTCGAAGGTGCCGTCGTTGTGGAGGAGGTACCGCCGGGCGGTCTCCGGGAGGAGCGCGCGGGGGAGGCCGAACCGGTCCATGAGCTCCGGCACGGTCGGCGGGTGGTACGGCGCCGTggccgaggtggaggcggcgggcccgagcagcagcaggaggaggaaggcggaggCTGCGGCAGCCACCGCCATGTTGACCAGCTGGTGGTGGTTCTTGGTTTTGGGCGTTGCCTCCTCTTGGAAGGATGGGAAAGGCCCACGACAAGCTCTTTTGTACTAGTTGAGTTTTAGAAGAGGGAACAAAGGCGAGGACTATTGAGCATATTCTATGAGACTGATTCCAATAAAGCAATGCAAAACAAGAGAGACATTTGTGAGTTTGCCTCGCGTACAGAAATTGCATCGCGGTTGCAAAAACACCAATCTCCAACAGCGCACGCAAAAAAAATCTGCCTCTCCGTCCCTCactctcctccggtcctccctcCCCAGCGCCGCacctcctctgctccctcccctggagctcgccgccgccccttcctcCCTATCCCGCACGCGGCCTGCACCCCATCCCACCGCCCCTGCACCCCgacggccacctcctcctccgccgtgcgAAGGCGGATCTCACCGCCTGtgcgggcggcggggccggtgcAGGCGGATCCCGCCACCCCCTGCTCCCCgacggccacctcctcctccttcgtGGCGCCTGTGCGGGcggatcccgccgccgcggcctgctCCCCATCTCGCCATGGGGCCGGTGCAGGCGGATCCCGCCGACCCCTGCTCCCCATCCCGCCGCGGGGCCGGTGCGGGCGGAtcccgccgcccccgctccccgacggccacctcctcctccgccgtgcgAAGGCCATGGcgcgccggccacctccgcgccctccctccctcgaatccgcgcgcggcggaggccatggcggcggacGGGGTGGCCATCGAGCTCCGGCCATGGCGCACGAcccagctcgagctcgagctccctCGTCGGCGCGCCCCACCTCCGGCCTCCCTCGCTCCTctctcctccgccaccgcgcccctcctccccgacGACCACCTCCTCCGTCGCCGCGCGAAGGCCATGTCGCATGGcccagctcgagctcgagctccctcgccggcgcgccccaCTTCcggcctccctctctcctctctccctccaccACCGCGCCCCTCCACCCCgatggccacctcctcctccgccgcgtgaAGACCATGGcgcgccggccacctccgcgccctccctccctcctcctctctgtCTTGGCGGAGGCCCGCACGGCGTCGAATCCGCGCgaggcggaggccatggcggcggacggggcggccatggcggcggggaggccatggcggcggacggggcggccatggcggcggggacggggacggtTCCGAGCTGCGGCGCGAAGGCGAGGTGGTTGGACCCCGGCGCCCCTGCGGATGCGTTTGAGGAGTGAGACGATGCAATTTtgcttcgcctctctcctcgAAGGCAGATTGCCTCCCGCGTGTGCCTCCTCTGTTGGAGGAGCTGCCTCGCGTGTACAGTAGCAGTTGGGGAGGCAAAAATGCTTTTGCATCGTCTGTTGAAGTCAGTCTTAGGAGTGAGAATAGCGAGACAAGCAATGCAAGTCTTGATGTACTATTCCAGGTCTTTTCTTtcagagacaaaaaaaaaagatgtaccACTCCATTGGTCCTAGATGGCTAGAGTTGTAGGGGCATATTTTGTTTCTCTTTGACAGGATTTGGACCGGCAAGAACAAAAGATATTTTCACCAGCAACTTCTATTAATTTGTCTTTTATGATATAAAATTTTAATCATAATAAGTAATTAAATTTTGTGTAAATCTGACAACACCAATTTATTTACATTAGAAAATTTGTATACTAATAAAGTAATTGCTGATCAAAGATTTGTTCTTTGGAGAGTTTTTTTCCTTTCTGTTTGGAgaggttttctttttcctctccctCTGTTTGCTTTCTCGTCCTCTGCCTCTCCCTCGCTTGTACCTCTCTTTAAACTCTGTATTGTTTTCCTCTAATGGCATAGTTCAAGTTGGTCCAATGGAGCCGCCGTAGTTCCCGTCAAAAGATTTGTCCTAAGAAAATAAAATTTGGGCAGAGCGAGTACTTTATAACTCTTGGCGATTGGTTGTGTCTCCAACAAGTTAATTTTTAAATTTGGTCAATGTCAAATTCAGGGAAGTGAAAATAAAACAATAGTCCATTGGCGATCCTTCTACGAGAATCTGAATGTATTTGTCCTTTCCTTTTGTAAATTAGATATTAaatatttattcttttcttcaaaTCGAATCTCGACTATCATATTGTTCCAATGCAAAACCATCATCCTTCATCCATCAACAATGTTATACATTTCTCCCCTGTCCCGCCCCACCACCCCTTTCATCTTTGAAGATGCTCCTATATCACCGTTAGATTTTTATATGATCGTCACGCACCACCTAAAAACATGTTTACACTTGCATTGACAAACCAAATCCCTCTTTTCGAGAAACCGGAGAGCATGAAGCAAGAAACTAATGTCTTTGTTTGTGACCAAGCTAAGCTTTTGTCAAGCTCTATTCAGGACGTGTCTCGACCCCAAGTTATAATGTTCCCCATTTGGCTGGGCGTTTTTTCTTAGAGCATGATCAAACTTCAAGGCCAAGCGAAATAAGAATAAATTTCATTCTTGGATTTCATTCTAAGTCATGGATGTAGCACGTGTGTCCAAAATATAATAGGTCTTCCGAAGCAAAGCACGTAGTAGGGCCGTTTGTGCCATGTGACTCTTACACTTGTAAAAATGTCGGAAAACTTTCACATgaattaatttatttattttacttgAGTTGGAATAATAGGACCCGAGTTGCAAGGCCTCTATGGACAAGTTGAACTGAACAAAGTCAACTCCATTCATTTTCCAAGCATTCATAATCTTCATGGCATGATATAAGTCACTTATAAGCCGCTGGACCTGTCACCGAATGGCATATCCTTGCAACAAACACACTATAAAAGGGTAGCAGTTTTACAAATGCCCCCCTTTATCTTCCATCAATTGATTTGCAACTCATGCTACCACCATCTGGTAGTACATGTCCGTAATGGTAATTTTTTCCTCCCCATCTAACCAGCAGTAAGATGTTCAGCGGTCGTCGACGTGGTCAGCAGTCAGCGGCCAGCCGGCTTAGCTCTTGTAGGCGCCGGCGAGGTAGGCGAGGCAGCCGACGAGTGGCGCGTTGGTGTACGTGGTCGGCTCGGACCGCGCGTAGTCAGCGCGGTCGTCCGGGAACGCGTCGTTCTCGTCGGGCCCGCCGACGACGGCGCCCGTGTGCACGTTGGGGTTGGCGGCGCCGGAGTAGAAGTAGCTCTGGTACCCCTCCTGGCACCCGATGCGGGCCGGGTGGCTGGCCACCGACGGCAGGGACGACGCCCGGTGGTGGATCCGCTGCGGCCACCGCGCGCCGAAGTTCACCATGTACGACATGCCCTGGGGGTTCGCGCCGAGGATGTAGTCCACCTGCTTCCTGGCGAGGGCCCTGAGGGACTTGGGGCCGACGGCGAGGCCCTGGCAGGAGAAGGTGTGCCTGGAGACGGCCATGTACTTGGCGTAGGTGGCGAGCAGGAAGCTGGCCGAGGCCACGTACTGCAGGTTGGCGTCGCCGGACTTGTGCATCAGGCCGCCTGCCGTGTACCGCGTCGTGGAGGACGGCGAGCCGGGCAGGATCCGGCAGAAGAAGTCCTCGGCCTGCTGCCGGAACGGCTCCAGCGCCTTGTCCCCGTTCACCAGAGCTCTCTGCATAGAATATGCTCAGCTTACGTGTAACGTGTTCGACCCGTGTCCGTGCTCAGATACAGTGTTGACCGGCGTGGTTTGGCCCTGGCCCTGGACGGCCGTGCTACTGCTACGTACCCGTGACAGGAGCAcgcgcgctccggcgagcttgTTGTCCCAGCTGAACATGTCGACGCTGTCGTTGTCGCCCAGGGAGTAGAGGTAGCCGAGGTACGAGGAGTTCTTCGTCGCCCAGAGCAGCCACGCCGACCCCCACAAGAGCTCGTCCTGCACGATCACGCGTCCAGTTACCTGATCACGTGTACGCGCACGCGCGCAAAGTGTATTTACCGTTCCGGGAGCTAGTAATTAATGAACCTTGTAGCCGGAGTAGGACTGGTAGTAGGCGCCGATGTTGCCGCCGATGACGTCGCTGTACTTGCCCTGGTTCCGCACGGCGAGCTCCATCACGTcccgcgccgcggcgaggagcCTCCGGGAGTAGGCCGGGTCGGCGGCCCTGAACACCAtgctcgcggcggcgagcgcggccgcggTCTCGCCGGCGACGTCGGACCCGGGCGCCGACGCGGACACCGCGTACACGGTCCGGGGCGTGTCCATGTCCTCGGGCCGCTCCCAGCACCGGTGGTCCGCGTCGGGGTCGCCCACGCCGACGTAGAGCGCGCCCGGGGTCTGCGTCGCCGCCTTGAGGAGGTAGTCCGCGCCCCAccgcacggcggcgcgcgcgtcgcGCACGCGCGCCTTCATCCTCCCGCCGTGCTCCAGGACGCTCCACGACAGCATCGTCGTGGTGAAGGCCATCGGGAAGCCAAACTTGGCGTTGTCGCCGCCGTCGTAGTACCCGCCGGTGAGGTCGACCTGCCAGCCACGCACATTTCAGAGCTGGGTCAACAGAGCCCCAGGTCAACGCGGCGACCATGGTCAAACACGCGCGTCTTTTACCACAGGAAGTATCAGAGGATCGGAGTGCGCAGTGCACTGCGGCAGCTGGGCTTAGGCCGACGACGTACGTTCGCGGCCGAGCCGTCGGAGAGGCCGGAGTTGGACCTCCACGTGACGACCTGGTCCGGCGGGAGCTGGCCGGACCTCTGCCCCTGGAAGAAGAGTATCGCCTTCCCGAGCGCGTCGGCGTAATCGGGGTGCCCGCCGGCAGCGACATGGCTGCAGGCGGAAAGGAGGGAGACGACGAGGCCGGCGACAAGCACGAGGGCCCGCGCCGACGGCCGCGGTGCCAATGCCGCTCGGTTcgacgaggcggaggcggagctcaTCGCCATCTTCGTTCTCCTCCACTGTCTAGCTAGCGCGCTGCGACGCATGCCAATTTATACGGCTGGGCTTGCTGCATGCGGCGAGGCTAATTTGATCCTAGAAACTGCATGCGACGGCGGCTTTGTTAATGTTATCTCGAGATCGACCTTTTCTCCGGGACGCGCGCGAGTCAGAGCGGCCGATCGCCACGATCCAAGATTGGGTCCATGGTTGGTCATCATGATGGCGCCTGGATAGCTCCATGAGTATTGTTCTGAAGCTAATCATGCTGCAAGTGAGCCCTGCTGGTTCTATAAACTGCTGCCGCGATCGGGGTAATCATCCCTATTTTTCTTAGGGAGTAACGACACCGATACCGCAAGAGCATTTAAACGGATGAGGATCTCGTTCGGCGCGACCTCCTTCGGATCGGGATGGTGCCTCGGAGTTTGGGGTCTCCGCAGGCGCTCCGGTGGTGGTTGCTTGAGTGCCACTTAAAGGTGCAGGGCAATGGTGGAATCAGGCTGTGGCAGTTACAGTTACTGGCGATCATGTGAAGGATTGGAGTGCCTGTACGTGGTTCTGTCAGTAAATTGGAGAATGCAATTGCCAATTACAGTAGTTGCTTTGAGTGATACGGCAACGCAGGGTACGCCAAATTGGATGTTGGGTGGGTTTTTCGTCGTATAGGTGAAGATCGAGCGAGAGGCTAGTCATATGAATGCAAGGTCCGAGGGACAGAATGcaccaaaaagaaaggaaaaagaaaaagaggtaAAAAAGCGTGGACGGTAGGATTCGAACCTACGCGGGCGAAACCCACATGATTTCTAGTCATGCCCAATAACCACTCTGGCACGTCCACGAACCTGCTTAATCCATCGCAGAGTATTTTATTTATCGTGTTTCCCACGGATGCTGGTGTCCGTTTGCATCTCTCCTGGCAAATCATTGGGTGCACTCCCTAAAAACTCAAGCAAACACGACGTTAGTCGCGGGCGGGACACTGGGCCTGTGAGGCTGCGAATCGCCGACGTCCAAAGCCGTCCTCGCCGTACGCGTGCGGTCCAGTCACGGTTAAAAATCCCGACCGGAATCGATCTGGTTTTACCGGTAATTGGTCAAATCGGTCCGGACcagttccggttccggccggtttcaaactggcccaaatttaaattctaaaaaaatgaaaagtttccaaaaaatttctaaaaaaactTCAAGTTGCGAAGattctaatggtgtcaaattttttcaaatatttgttcatttagtatactttgcgagcatttgaagttaaacaaaaaaaagcgtgcatacaaaaatatacaaatatattgtattaatataaaaatagtacaaaagagagttagagggttcatttaggctaaaacatgttatacatacattcatttagtatactttgcgggcatttgaatttaaaccgaccggttaccgcTCAAACCGGACCAATATACTAGTCTAACCGGTCGGCTTACCGATAGAAACCGGTTGAACAGAGATTTTTAATTTAGatttttaaattaaattgttttttaccggtaaccggtcaaaccaaaCCGGTTTACCGCTACCCGGTGAACAGCAATTTAATCCCACCAATCGATAAAAAAAACCGTGGATCCAGTCCGGAGCGCCGGGCGCATCAAGAGGCGACACGCGCGCGGCTAATGCGAGCCCAACCTGCAACCACGGCTCCACGGCGCTGCCGCTGCGTCCTGcgcagggttaaaaaaaccgctcggaaccggaccggttaccgcggttaccggtctaaccggtccggcccggttccggttccgggtGGTCTAAACCGgggcaaaattcaaattttaaatttgaattccaggaaatgaaaaaatcccaaaaaaatcacaaaaatacttcaagttgcgaggaatgtaatggtgtcaaaatttttgaaatattcattcatttgatatattttgggggcatttgaattaaaaaaaaacaggcggcccattaaggcccaacGGCCCGTCACCGACACATAAGGCGCCGCCACCCCCCCCAGAACCTTCAGACCTGCGCCCCCCACCCCATttccgcctccctctccctccaggCGGCGCCAGGAAGCCCGACCGCCGGTGACCGCCGGCCAACCGCTCGGTTAGTGCGGCTAGCCGGCCGGCAGAACCATTTAGCCGACCCCGGCCCGGATCTAACCGGCCGCGCCGGTTAACCGGCCGGGCGCAGCGGTAAGCCGGCCGGAATCAGCGGTAAGCCGGCCTGGGAGGTCGGTAAGCCGTTTGTTTTTTTCCCTTTGAGTTGATTTGCaagtattagatgatttgttttgGGATTTAGATGTATGATCTAGGTGTAGTTAggatttaggtaagatttaAGTGTATGACGTAAGGATTTAGGTTCATTTAGGATTTAGGTAGAATTGAATATTAAGGTGCATATATGTTTTTAGGGTTTAGGTTGATTTAGGATTTATGTGATTGATATGTCTTTGTTGTCCAtttatgcagatagacaatgtcAGGTAGAGATAAAGATATTGTATGGGAACATGGTGAAAATTTTTATCCCGGATGGCGGTGCAAGTATTGTAATACGCAGAAAGCAGcaggtggtgcgactagattgaaacaacatttggctcaccgcggggcggaggtggtccattgcaggaatgtgccaccaGATGTGCGGGAGTATTTTCAGCGTGACATTGAGAAGGCTAGGAAGGCAACTGCTGAACGGgctcgagagaggttgagacgggagaaggctgtagcggagggaaactatcccggtgaagaagaagatgaggagactCAGCTGCAGCGTGCCTTGGACCAatcgagagcggaagcagtgtaccgacggggggtggaacagagaggaggtgtaTACGAGCATGGAGGGGatagtggttcgacgagggggaatcCTTTGCAGAGGATGTTGCGTAGGGCAACTTCGTAGAGGGAGAGTCCTGCAGTGGAGGATTATAACGTGGCATccggtgggagaagaggaatgaccCAACAAAGaattgatacaggctcctggacgcagaagggtaggaatgcaaaggaagctattggtaaagcttggtcaaagtttttccattttgcaggagtacctggaagacaggctgacaaTCCTTACTTTGTCAGCGCGGTcagggagacacagaagtggggtaTGTTTTCATTCATTCGTATGACACCTATGAGCTTACATTTctgtatctcatgattttcatatatttgcaggtgaaggtatcgcatcaccaACTGGACGtgatattgatggcaagtaccttgatcagaacgagcaagacttgaagacgaggtacgtaaagtttcggaaagactggcccttatttggcgtcacgttgatgtgtgattcatggactgggtcgacgaggatgagtgtcatcaactttttgatatacTGCAATGGAGTCATGTGGTTCCACAAGTCTATTGATGCGAGTGGAAGAACTCAAGATAGCACATATTTGCTTAGGGTAGGCCCTAAACATGTCCCATTCACTATGTCCCATTCACTTTGAGTATATTTTGAAACTTACTAAAAAATCCTACCTATTTTGAcaggagattcgaaaggtggtggacgagattgaaccggagaatgtcgtgcaTATAGTCACCGATAATGACTCGAATCACAAGAAAGCTTGCAAGGCACTAGGAGAGGTGTATGAACACATTCTTTGGACACCTTGTTtagcacacaccgtcaatttgatgttgaaggatatagctcgaaggccCGAACATTCTGGTACGATCAAGCAATGCAAGCGAATTTTTaattggttacacaatcatggtcagttgaatacaatgatgaggaacgcaatcggtggtgagttggtcaagtggaatgccactcAATTTGGAACCAATTACATGTTCTTAGAGAGCATCTatcggaaacgtgatcgtttcatgcagtggatggcatctactgagtttttacaaagcaaatgggca from Panicum virgatum strain AP13 chromosome 7N, P.virgatum_v5, whole genome shotgun sequence includes the following:
- the LOC120681148 gene encoding uncharacterized protein LOC120681148, with translation MAFARRRRRWPSGSGGGGIRPHRPRGGMGSRGRRDPPAPAPWRDGEQAAAAGSARTGATKEEEVAVGEQGVAGSACTGPAARTGGEIRLRTAEEEVAVGVQGRWDGVQAACGIGRKGRRRAPGEGAEEYKRACRGPFPSFQEEATPKTKNHHQLVNMAVAAAASAFLLLLLLGPAASTSATAPYHPPTVPELMDRFGLPRALLPETARRYLLHNDGTFELFLDDGCVVEAGGYRVGYDIKLSGTVSRGAVTGLGGVRVRVLFVWVPITGVEVAGGEVTVHIGPITKSFPVVGFKSSPRCLAGLAAPAVDASLPLVE